A single window of Caldimicrobium thiodismutans DNA harbors:
- a CDS encoding glycosyltransferase family 2 protein, whose protein sequence is MKKVSIIVPTIGRSSLKDTLKSLLAQTYKNLEIIVTDDTKEGKACEIVKEFPMDKIKYVKNEKYMHGPTGNKNNGLDHVTGEYFTFVDDDDQLLPEAIETLIMYAEERNYPIVMANCLDSKTGKFKGLSYGKDMEWTYEDFLRGYLDGDYFLIVATYLLNNERFKDDTWGAELLLWWKIFKKIKKGYYIDKALMICNTVSSGRVTIQMERYPERQVLNYYYTILEFGEDLLKINQKQYVRYILRGMYFAKLGCDTDKLKFFKESLKSVNHKTLKVFSYLYYLFVKMVPRKILLKANLYLYKTCIPLIKNWFKK, encoded by the coding sequence ATGAAAAAAGTTTCCATAATAGTTCCAACAATTGGTAGATCTTCGCTAAAAGACACTCTGAAAAGTCTTTTAGCACAAACTTATAAAAATCTTGAAATAATAGTTACAGATGATACAAAAGAAGGCAAAGCATGCGAAATTGTTAAAGAATTTCCTATGGATAAAATAAAATATGTAAAGAATGAAAAATATATGCATGGTCCTACAGGAAATAAAAATAATGGCTTAGATCATGTTACAGGAGAATATTTTACTTTTGTTGACGATGATGACCAACTTCTTCCAGAAGCTATAGAAACACTCATAATGTATGCAGAGGAAAGAAATTATCCTATAGTGATGGCTAATTGCCTTGATTCCAAAACTGGTAAATTTAAAGGTTTGTCTTATGGAAAAGATATGGAGTGGACTTACGAAGATTTCTTAAGGGGATACTTAGATGGTGATTACTTTTTAATTGTGGCTACTTATCTTTTGAATAACGAGAGGTTTAAAGACGATACATGGGGAGCTGAGCTTTTACTCTGGTGGAAAATTTTTAAGAAAATTAAAAAAGGATATTATATTGATAAAGCTTTAATGATATGCAATACAGTTTCTTCAGGAAGAGTAACTATCCAAATGGAGAGATATCCTGAGAGACAGGTATTAAATTACTATTACACTATTCTTGAGTTTGGAGAAGATTTATTGAAAATAAATCAAAAGCAATATGTGAGATATATTTTAAGAGGAATGTATTTTGCTAAACTTGGTTGTGATACTGATAAACTCAAATTTTTCAAAGAGTCATTAAAAAGTGTTAACCATAAAACACTAAAAGTATTTTCTTATCTTTATTACTTATTTGTTAAGATGGTTCCAAGAAAAATTCTTCTTAAGGCAAACCTGTATCTTTATAAAACCTGTATTCCCTTAATTAAAAATTGGTTTAAAAAATGA
- a CDS encoding class I SAM-dependent methyltransferase, which produces MIMKITQKMRKKYKLLGLKGIILCVLYTGGLIILNKFLKFDRWHIKGNYYCRTYKRKAVELANSLKPEVVVDVGCGLGEIIGKVHAKVKYGMDIDKNALIIARLLHRDTKFVVGSFEKVIRLPIYKIDLIIMLNFLHGLEVSNWISSLREIIEKKAVRYILIDNYTPEYISKLAPEEKDKVYIHNLEEYFNNLKTVKVIDDGGEQARFLILYEVMNNG; this is translated from the coding sequence ATGATAATGAAAATTACACAAAAAATGAGAAAAAAATATAAGCTTCTTGGACTTAAAGGGATTATTCTGTGTGTTTTGTATACGGGAGGTTTAATTATTCTTAATAAATTTTTAAAATTTGATAGGTGGCATATCAAAGGAAATTATTATTGCAGAACTTATAAAAGAAAAGCTGTAGAGCTTGCTAATTCCTTGAAGCCTGAAGTTGTAGTTGATGTAGGTTGTGGTCTTGGAGAAATTATAGGAAAAGTGCATGCTAAGGTTAAGTATGGAATGGATATTGATAAAAATGCTTTGATTATAGCAAGGTTGTTACATAGAGATACAAAATTTGTAGTAGGTAGTTTTGAGAAGGTTATTCGATTACCAATTTACAAAATAGATTTAATAATTATGTTAAATTTTTTGCATGGTTTGGAAGTAAGTAATTGGATATCAAGCTTGAGAGAAATTATAGAAAAAAAGGCTGTAAGATATATATTAATAGACAACTATACACCAGAGTATATATCAAAATTAGCACCTGAAGAAAAAGATAAGGTCTACATACACAACTTAGAAGAATACTTTAATAACTTAAAAACGGTTAAGGTAATTGATGATGGTGGTGAGCAAGCAAGGTTTTTAATCTTATATGAGGTAATGAACAATGGCTAA
- a CDS encoding nucleotide sugar dehydrogenase: protein MINFDDLKAGKEKICVVGLGYVGLPLAFYLSKSFKVVGFDINTKRIEELKSGIDSTGEITKEVLSKCKLELSSDASVLKECRVIIIAVPTPVDKLKNPDLSFLKSASKLVGENLTPGSVVVYESTVYPGTTEEVCIPILEQASGLKWKKDFFVGYSPERVNPGDKEHTIDKIVKVVAGDTEKTAELLERIYGSITKVFRARDIKTAEAAKVIENIQRDLNIALMNEFALIFHKLGLDTKEVLETASTKWNFLRFEPGLVGGHCIPVDPYYLAYKSLELGYVPELILAGRSINEYMTIYISHQVVKQLIKAGKQVKDAKVLVLGITFKENVPDVRNSKVVDMIKELTDYGISVFAYDPLARKEEVKAEYGIELIEDYKVFAPYDAIILAVRHKIFLDFFNLETLLSLSSNPPILFDIKGVFDKEEALSKGFIYWRL, encoded by the coding sequence ATGATTAATTTTGACGACTTAAAAGCAGGGAAAGAGAAAATTTGTGTAGTTGGGCTCGGATATGTAGGGCTTCCTCTTGCTTTTTATCTTTCCAAGTCTTTCAAAGTAGTTGGGTTTGATATAAATACAAAGCGCATTGAAGAATTAAAATCAGGGATAGATTCAACAGGGGAAATTACTAAAGAGGTTCTGAGTAAATGTAAATTAGAATTATCTTCAGATGCTTCGGTATTAAAAGAATGTAGAGTAATTATTATTGCAGTTCCAACCCCTGTAGATAAACTTAAAAATCCTGATTTGTCTTTTTTGAAATCAGCTTCTAAGCTTGTTGGAGAAAATCTTACACCTGGGAGTGTTGTAGTTTATGAGTCAACAGTTTATCCTGGAACTACGGAAGAAGTCTGTATTCCTATCTTAGAACAGGCAAGCGGTTTAAAATGGAAAAAGGATTTTTTTGTGGGATATTCACCTGAAAGAGTTAATCCAGGAGATAAAGAGCACACTATTGATAAGATTGTGAAAGTTGTTGCAGGAGATACAGAAAAGACAGCTGAACTCCTTGAAAGGATTTATGGGAGTATAACAAAGGTTTTTAGAGCAAGGGATATAAAGACTGCTGAAGCGGCGAAGGTTATTGAAAATATTCAAAGGGACCTAAACATCGCTTTGATGAATGAATTTGCTTTAATTTTTCACAAGCTCGGCTTAGACACTAAGGAGGTTTTAGAGACAGCCTCCACAAAGTGGAATTTTCTTAGATTTGAACCAGGCTTAGTTGGAGGACATTGTATTCCTGTTGATCCTTATTATCTTGCTTACAAATCCTTGGAGTTGGGCTATGTTCCAGAGCTTATTCTTGCAGGAAGATCAATTAATGAGTATATGACGATATATATTTCCCATCAGGTGGTGAAACAATTAATAAAAGCAGGGAAGCAGGTTAAAGATGCCAAAGTGCTTGTTCTTGGAATAACCTTTAAAGAGAATGTTCCAGATGTTAGGAATAGCAAAGTTGTAGATATGATAAAGGAGCTTACTGATTATGGCATTTCAGTTTTTGCATATGACCCTCTTGCAAGAAAAGAAGAGGTTAAGGCAGAATACGGAATAGAGCTTATTGAGGATTATAAGGTATTTGCTCCTTATGATGCTATAATTTTAGCTGTTAGACATAAAATATTTTTAGACTTTTTTAATCTGGAAACATTATTGTCTTTAAGTAGTAACCCACCTATTTTATTTGATATAAAGGGAGTTTTTGATAAGGAAGAAGCTTTAAGTAAAGGGTTTATATATTGGAGGTTATAA
- a CDS encoding glycosyltransferase — MNTYLLLNSLSGGGAERVAVNLFKALNFKKISLLEKEVKYEIPEEKIEHLSNHTTKTSSIYKTLFIPIYALRLSKKLKAQDIVLSMLERANYVNIIASLLSKHKSIISIHTSQMYGRQRWHPYNFFNKLLYPKANLIITVSKSIKAELEKFYGLPGEKIKVIYNPVYFNEIQEKKEALLNEYEPIFNNPVLITAGRLTRPKGQWYLIRIFKALKEDFPNLKLVILGEGELKGYLVKLSQNLGLKTFVWDEGRLSEDFDLYLLGFQKNPFKFIARSELFVFPSLWEGFGNVIVEAMACGVPVISSDCRSGPREILAPETDFEKQTKEPEFASYGVLMPPFEVKYKEAKEPFEERDLMWVEVIKRFLKDEELRRGYAQRAVERAKEFDIKKILEDWMEVLND, encoded by the coding sequence ATGAATACATATCTTCTTCTCAATTCTCTTTCGGGTGGTGGTGCAGAACGGGTTGCAGTGAATCTGTTTAAAGCCTTAAACTTTAAAAAAATTTCCCTTCTGGAAAAGGAAGTGAAGTATGAAATTCCAGAAGAAAAAATTGAACATCTCTCCAATCATACTACCAAAACAAGCTCTATCTACAAAACACTCTTTATACCTATATATGCTTTAAGACTTTCAAAAAAGTTAAAGGCTCAAGATATTGTTCTTTCCATGCTTGAAAGGGCAAATTATGTTAATATAATTGCCTCCCTTCTCTCAAAGCATAAATCTATAATTTCTATCCATACGTCGCAAATGTATGGAAGGCAAAGGTGGCACCCTTATAATTTTTTTAATAAACTACTCTATCCTAAGGCAAACCTTATTATTACAGTTTCAAAATCTATAAAAGCAGAGCTTGAAAAGTTTTATGGATTGCCAGGGGAGAAAATAAAAGTAATCTATAATCCAGTCTATTTCAACGAAATACAGGAGAAAAAGGAAGCCTTATTAAATGAATATGAGCCGATATTTAATAATCCTGTTTTAATAACCGCAGGGAGGCTGACCAGGCCGAAAGGTCAATGGTATTTGATTAGAATCTTTAAGGCTTTGAAGGAGGATTTTCCAAACTTAAAGCTTGTAATACTTGGAGAAGGAGAGCTAAAAGGTTATCTTGTCAAACTCTCTCAAAACCTTGGGCTAAAAACCTTTGTATGGGACGAAGGCAGGCTTTCTGAGGATTTTGACCTTTACTTGCTTGGTTTTCAGAAAAATCCATTCAAGTTTATAGCAAGGTCTGAGCTTTTTGTCTTTCCAAGCCTTTGGGAGGGCTTTGGTAATGTTATTGTTGAGGCTATGGCTTGCGGGGTGCCTGTAATTTCTTCTGATTGCAGGTCTGGTCCAAGGGAGATTCTTGCACCAGAGACAGACTTTGAAAAGCAGACCAAAGAGCCTGAGTTTGCAAGCTATGGAGTGCTTATGCCTCCTTTTGAGGTAAAATATAAAGAAGCAAAAGAGCCTTTTGAGGAGAGGGATCTTATGTGGGTTGAGGTGATAAAGAGGTTTTTGAAAGATGAGGAATTAAGAAGAGGCTATGCCCAAAGAGCCGTTGAAAGAGCTAAGGAGTTTGATATAAAAAAAATTCTTGAAGATTGGATGGAGGTCTTAAATGATTAA
- a CDS encoding DUF2334 domain-containing protein, which yields MAKYLLRLDDACRFMNLQSWLKLEELFDNYNIKPIVAIIPRCKDETLIFQKDLSESGFWEIVNRWAGKGWTIALHGFEHIYVERMGWSYVPMWKKTEFAGLPIEVQAKKIKEGYKIFLDNGIKPTVWVAPAHTFDKNTLKVLYEETDIRIVSDCFAFDVFYEENMYFIPQQLWKFRKMPFGLWTICLHPNNMNRKEIDVIEKIIKTYRLYFISLQEVKLRKREWSLVEKFLNFNIWFNVLPKVKSFIKKGH from the coding sequence ATGGCTAAATATTTGCTTAGGCTTGATGATGCCTGCCGGTTTATGAATTTACAAAGCTGGCTAAAATTGGAAGAGCTTTTTGATAATTATAACATTAAACCAATCGTAGCGATTATACCAAGATGTAAAGATGAAACCCTAATATTTCAGAAGGATTTAAGTGAAAGCGGTTTTTGGGAGATAGTTAATAGATGGGCAGGCAAGGGTTGGACAATAGCTTTACATGGTTTTGAACATATTTATGTAGAAAGAATGGGCTGGAGTTATGTGCCTATGTGGAAGAAAACCGAATTTGCTGGATTACCTATTGAAGTTCAGGCTAAAAAAATAAAAGAGGGGTATAAAATCTTTCTGGATAACGGTATAAAACCTACAGTCTGGGTTGCACCAGCTCATACCTTTGATAAAAATACTTTAAAAGTCTTATATGAGGAAACAGATATAAGAATAGTTTCTGATTGCTTTGCTTTTGATGTTTTTTATGAAGAAAATATGTATTTTATACCTCAGCAATTATGGAAATTCAGAAAAATGCCTTTTGGACTTTGGACTATATGTCTACATCCTAACAATATGAACCGTAAAGAGATTGATGTCATAGAGAAGATTATAAAAACCTATAGATTATACTTCATTTCCTTACAAGAAGTGAAACTAAGAAAAAGAGAATGGAGTTTAGTGGAGAAATTTTTAAACTTTAATATATGGTTCAATGTTTTGCCAAAAGTAAAAAGTTTCATAAAGAAAGGTCATTAA
- a CDS encoding glycosyltransferase, with translation MSSYLLLNSLSGGGAERVTVNLFKALNFKKFFLLEKEVKYEIPEEKIEYLSNHTTKTSSIHKTLFIPVYALRLSKKLKAQDIVLSMLERANYVNIVASFLSKHKSIISIRMSQRYGRPSWHPYNFFNKLLYPKADLIITVSKSIKAELEKFYGLPGEKIKVIYNPVYFNEIQEKKEALLNEYEPIFNNPVLITAGRLTKQKGQWYLIRIFKALKKDFPNLKLVILGEGELKGYLVKLSQNLGLKTFVWDEGRLSEDFDLYLLGFQKNPFKFIARSELFVFPSLWEGFPNALVEAMACGVPVISSDCRSGPREILAPETDFEQQTKEPEFASYGVLMPPFEVKYKEANEPLEERELMWVEVIKRFLKDEELRRGYAQRAVERAKEFDIERIVEEWRKII, from the coding sequence ATGAGTTCTTATCTTCTTCTCAATTCTCTTTCGGGTGGTGGTGCAGAACGGGTTACAGTGAATCTGTTTAAAGCCTTAAACTTTAAAAAATTTTTCCTTCTGGAAAAGGAAGTGAAGTATGAAATTCCAGAAGAAAAAATTGAATATCTCTCCAATCATACTACCAAAACAAGCTCCATCCATAAAACCCTTTTTATACCTGTATATGCTTTAAGACTTTCAAAAAAGTTAAAGGCTCAAGATATTGTTCTTTCCATGCTTGAAAGGGCAAATTATGTAAATATAGTTGCCTCCTTTTTGTCAAAGCATAAATCTATAATTTCTATCCGTATGTCGCAAAGGTATGGAAGACCTTCTTGGCACCCTTATAATTTTTTTAATAAACTACTCTATCCTAAAGCAGACCTTATTATTACAGTTTCAAAATCTATAAAAGCAGAGCTTGAAAAGTTTTATGGATTGCCAGGGGAGAAAATAAAAGTAATCTATAATCCAGTCTATTTCAACGAAATACAGGAGAAAAAGGAAGCCTTATTAAATGAATATGAGCCGATATTTAATAATCCTGTTTTAATAACTGCAGGAAGGCTGACCAAGCAAAAAGGTCAATGGTATTTGATTAGAATCTTTAAGGCTTTGAAGAAGGATTTTCCAAACTTAAAGCTTGTAATACTTGGAGAAGGAGAGCTAAAAGGTTATCTTGTCAAACTCTCTCAAAACCTTGGGCTAAAAACCTTTGTATGGGACGAAGGCAGGCTTTCAGAGGATTTTGACCTTTACTTGCTTGGCTTTCAGAAAAATCCATTCAAGTTTATAGCAAGGTCTGAGCTTTTTGTCTTTCCAAGCCTTTGGGAGGGCTTTCCTAATGCCCTTGTTGAGGCTATGGCGTGCGGGGTGCCTGTAATTTCTTCTGATTGCAGGTCTGGTCCAAGGGAGATTCTTGCACCAGAGACAGACTTTGAACAGCAGACCAAAGAGCCTGAGTTTGCAAGCTATGGAGTGCTTATGCCTCCTTTTGAGGTAAAATATAAAGAAGCAAACGAGCCTCTTGAGGAGAGAGAGCTTATGTGGGTTGAGGTGATAAAGAGATTTTTGAAAGATGAGGAATTAAGAAGAGGCTATGCCCAAAGAGCTGTTGAAAGAGCTAAAGAGTTTGATATTGAAAGAATTGTAGAAGAGTGGAGAAAGATAATATGA